In Nycticebus coucang isolate mNycCou1 chromosome 9, mNycCou1.pri, whole genome shotgun sequence, the following are encoded in one genomic region:
- the TBCC gene encoding tubulin-specific chaperone C, whose translation MEGASRSVTAVGNGTLATQRDMSLVPERLQRREQERQLEVEKRKQKRQNQEVEEEKSDFFTAAFSRERAAVEELLTGGESVERLEEAASRLQGLQKLLNDSVLFLAAYDLRQGQATLARLQAALAERREELQPKKRFAFKTRRKDATSSTKVDAASGAPATESSLASLPPLKKEGGFGSSWVCGFSNLESQVLEKKADELHQRDVLLTELSNCTIKLYGNPNTLRLAKARSCKLLCGPVSTSVFLEDCSDCVLAVACQQLRIHSTKDTRIFLQVISRAIVEDCSGIQFAPYTWTYPGIDKDFEGSGLDRNKNNWNDVDDFNWLARDVASPNWSILPEEKRNILWD comes from the coding sequence ATGGAGGGTGCTAGTCGTTCTGTTACTGCTGTGGGGAACGGGACCCTGGCGACCCAGCGGGACATGAGCTTGGTGCCTGAACGGCTTCAGAGACGCGAACAAGAGCGTCAACTGGAGGTGGAAAAGCGGAAACAAAAGCGGCAGAACCAGGAGGTAGAGGAGGAGAAGAGCGACTTTTTCACTGCTGCCTTCTCTCGGGAGCGAGCGGCCGTGGAAGAGCTTCTGACGGGCGGGGAGTCAGTCGAGCGGCTGGAGGAGGCAGCCTCTCGGCTCCAGGGGCTGCAGAAACTTCTCAACGACTCAGTTTTGTTCCTAGCCGCCTACGACCTGCGGCAGGGACAAGCGACACTGGCGCGGCTGCAGGCGGCCCTAGCCGAGCGGCGTGAGGAATTGCAGCCCAAGAAACGTTTCGCTTTCAAGACTCGGAGAAAGGATGCTACTTCATCCACCAAAGTGGACGCAGCTTCTGGCGCCCCGGCGACGGAAAGCAGCCTGGCCTCCCTGCCGCCCTTGAAGAAGGAGGGAGGCTTCGGCTCCAGCTGGGTCTGTGGTTTCTCCAATCTGGAGTCTCAAGTCTTGGAGAAGAAAGCCGACGAGCTGCACCAGCGCGACGTCCTTTTGACCGAACTGAGCAACTGCACGATCAAGCTATATGGCAATCCCAACACCCTGCGGTTGGCCAAGGCCCGCAGCTGCAAGCTGCTCTGCGGCCCAGTGTCCACCTCTGTGTTCCTGGAGGACTGCAGTGACTGCGTGCTGGCTGTGGCCTGCCAACAGCTCCGCATACACAGCACGAAAGACACCCGCATTTTCCTGCAGGTCATCAGCAGGGCTATTGTGGAGGACTGCAGTGGGATTCAATTCGCCCCTTACACCTGGACCTACCCAGGGATCGACAAGGACTTCGAGGGTTCTGGCTTAGATAGGAACAAAAATAACTGGAACGACGTTGACGATTTCAACTGGCTGGCTCGGGATGTCGCCTCCCCAAACTGGAGTATTCTACCAGAAGAAAAGCGAAACATCCTGTGGGACTAA